In the Salvia miltiorrhiza cultivar Shanhuang (shh) chromosome 8, IMPLAD_Smil_shh, whole genome shotgun sequence genome, ATGATCtcgactcagctggcagagctgagctCAAAAATTTCAGCAATGTCTATGGGAAATCCTGAACCAGCTGTGGAGGATCtgacaggcgtagaagacgccaactTCATTCATGGGAGGAACTTCGGGAATTTCCAGCGTGGGCAGCAGAGTGGCTACAATAGAGGACAACAATATCAGCAAGGAGGTCGCTCACACCCGAATTTGTCATATGGGAATCCCAATAATGCaattcaacctccaccaggcttctcggtTACCAACGGAGTGATAAATAAAGAGAAGAAGCCGAATCTTGAGGAGTTGCTAATGAAGTTCGTGGCCAAGTCCgatgagaggatggaaaagtTGGAGTCCAATGCTGCAGCTGTGGGGACCCAGATGATGATGTTcaagacccaattgggtcaactGGCCAATGCTTTTACAAATCTACACCAACAAGGTCAGTTTCCGAGTAATACAACTGTTAATCCCAAGGAGCATTGCAAGGCAATCAATTTGAGGAGTGGGACTACTTATGAGGGACCCAAGATGCCTGAGGACGAGATCGTGTCGCTGGTTGATGAGAAagaagctgaggaggtcaccgttgaggtttctggcaaaaagaagaatgaaaagcagaagactacttcgccagcaacaaTGACTTTGCCGTTCCCTCAGCGACATCAGAAAGAGAAGGCGAAACAGCAGTTCTCTAATTTTTTGGAGATCTTCAAGAAGTTGCacatcaatcttccattggtGGAGGCGTTGCAGGAGATGCCACAATATGCAAAATTCTTGAAGGACATCATCTCGAGAAAGAAGCggctgggagagtttgagacggtgaatctcaacGAGGAGTGCAGTGCGATCTTGCAGAAGAAGCTCCCAGCCAAGCTTAAAGATCCTGGCAGCTTCACTATTTCCTGCATCATTGGAGGCCAGCAGTTTGGGAAGGCGCTTTGCGATCTGGGGGCAAGCATTAATCTCATGCCCCTATCTATTTTCCAGCGGTTGGCTATTGGAGAGATGAAGCCGACGTCGATCGCgttgcagatggcagataggTCGGTGACGTATCCACGGGGGATAGTGGAAGACGTGTTGGTGAAGGTCAATGAGTTCATATTCCCAGCTGACTTTGTGGTGTTGGATTTTGAGGAGGACAAGACCATCCCGTTGATCCTAGGGAGACCGTTCTTGGCCACAGGAAGAGCCTTGATAGATGTGGCTAATGGGGAGCTCACTttgagagtgaatgatgagagCCACACCTTCTCCATATATCGAGCTTTGAAGTTTTATGATGAGAAGAAAGATATTGACATGGAGGAGTGCAAGTTGTTGAGCCTAGTTGATTCCTGTGACACACCATCTTCATGGAAGGGTCTCGGCAACCCTCTTGAGGCTTGCATCtctcattttttcttctctaCTGATTTTGATTTTCCTCTTGATATGCATTTGTTTTCTGATGAGTTGTTTGAGTGTTGTAGTGCATTGGAGAGTGTTGCAGAGATTGCACCTAGGAGAGGACGATTTCTGGAGCTGCGCACCGAGGATGAGAAGAAAAAGATGGAGGAGGAAAAGGggaccgccccaaagcttgagtTGAAGCCGTTGCCGGATCACTTGAGATACGCCTTCTTAGGTGATGGTGAAACGTATCCGGTAATTGTATCAGCTCATCTTACTTCTTGTGAATTGGATTCTTTGTTGCGTGTGTTGAGAAAGCATAAGTTTGCTATTGGTTGGTCGATTTCTGATTTGAAAGGGATTAGCCCAAGTGTCTGCATGCATAGGATTTTGCTTGATGATGATGCTAGGCCTAGAGCGCAATCTCAAAGGCGCTTAAATCCTATTATGCAAGAAGTCGTTAGGAAAGAAGTGTTGAAATTGCTTGATGTTGGGATTATATATGCTAtatctgatagtgagtgggtcaGTCCTACCCAAGTGGTGTCTAAGAAAGGGGGGATGACTGTTGTGAAGGGTGAGTCTGATGAGATGATTGCTACACGTGTGGTTACTGGTTGGAGAGTCTGCATTGATTATCGCATGTTGAATGCTGCTACTAGGAAAGACCACTTTCCCCTCccctttattgatcagatgcttgatagATTGGCTGGGTATGAGTTTTACTGTTTCTTGATGGTTATTCTGggtacaatcaaattatgattgCCCCGGAAGACCAAGACAAGACTGCTTTTACTTGCCCATATGGGATTTTTGCTTATCGTCGCATGTCTTTTGGTTTGTGTAATGCTCCTGCTACGttccaaagatgcatgatgGCTATTTTCCATGATCTGATTGAGAGTGTGATGGaagttttcatggatgatttctctgtgtTTGGTAGTTCTTTTGATCATTGTCTAGAGAATTTATCTGTTGTGCTTGCTCGTTGTGAGGAAACTAACTTGGTGCTTAATTGGGAGAAGTGTCATTTTATGGTGCGAGAAGGCATTGTTCTTGGCCACAAAGTTTCAGCTGCAGGTTTGGAGGTTGATCGAGCCAAGATTGTTGCCATAGAGAAGCTCCCGCCACCAACCAATGATAGAGCTGTGCGCAGTTTCTTGGGTCATGCCGGATTCTACCGCCGCTTCATCAAGGACTTCTCAAAGGTCGCTAAGCCGTTGAGTCAGCTGTTGGAGAAAGATGTcaagttttgttttgatgatGCTTGCACAGCTGCGTTTGAGACTTTGAAGAAAGCCTTGGTCACAGCTCCTGTTTTGATTGTGCCGGATTGGACGCAGCCATTCGAGTTGATGTGTGATGCCAGTGATATTGCTATTGGAGCTGCGTTGGGTCAGAAAAGGGACAAGATTTTTCGTGTCATCTATTATGCCAGCCGGACTTTGGATAAAGCTCAGGCGAACTACACGGTGACCGAGAAGGAGATGCTAGCAGTTGTTTATGCTTTTGACAAGTTCCGTGCATACTTGATCGGGACGAAATCAATTGTATACACCGATCACGCAGCCATCCGATTTCTCTTTGATAAGAAGGATGCCAAGCCACGACTCATTCGGTGGATCCTGTTGCTGCAAGAGTTCGATATAGAGATTCGGGATCGTCGTGGTTGTGAGAATGTGGTTGCCGATCATCTCTCTCGCCTAGAGAATCCGGTGGAAGGAGAGGAACTTCAAGTTCCAATCAAGGAGACATTCCCGGATGAGCAGATTTTGCAAGTGAGCTCGCCTATACCATGGTATGCCGACTATGTGAATTTCCTGGCCGCCAAATATCCTCCACCCAAGGATTTGAGCACttataagaaaaagaaattctATCATGATGTGAAGTTCTACATGTGGGAGAAACCGTTTCTTTACCGACGACGCGCAGACATGGCGATTCGTCGTTGTGTGCCAGAAGAGGAGTGGGGACCGATCATCACTCAATGTCATTCATCACCGAGTGGAGGCCATTTTGGAGCCAATAGAACCGCCTTCAAAGTCCTACAAAGTGGTTTTTATTGGCCCTCCATCTTTAAGGATGCCCACGCTTTCGTGTCTCGTTGTGATCGTTGCCAACGGATGGGTGGTATTTCTAAAAGGCATGAGATGCCTTTGACTAGCGTGGTGGAGGTTGAGCTATTCGACGTATGGGGGATCGATTTTATGGGTCCGTTTTCTTCATCCTATGGGAACCAATACATCCTTTTGGCCGTAGAGTATGTGTCGAGATGGGTCGAGGCCATTCCCACCGCCAAGAATGATTCAAAGGTGGTGATGAAATTTCTACAAAAATACATCTTGTCAAGATATGGAGCGCCGCGAGCCTTAGTAAGTGATGGGGGATCGCATTTCTGCAATCGATGGTTGGATAACTTGTTGAAGAGGAACGGAGTAAAGCATCGTGTCACTACGGTGTACCATCCTCAAGCGAATGGACAAACCGAGCTAGCCAACCGTGAGATTAAGCAAGTTTTGGAAAAAACGGTGAATGGAGGTCGCAAGGATTGAGCGATATTGCTTGATGacgctctttgggcgtatcgcacggCATACAAAACTCCTTTAGGTATGTCTCCATATCAATTAATGTTTGGAAAGTCGTGTCACTTGCCGGTGGAGTTTGCCCACAAAGCTTTTTGGGCAGTGAAGAAGTTGAATTTGGACTTTCATTCGGCTGGAAAAGAGAGGATGCTTCACTTGAGTGCTTTGGAGGAGTTTCGTGATCAAGCCTTTGAAAACTCTAGCATTTATAAGGAGAGGACGAAGAGGTTTCATGACAAGATGATCCTCAAGCGAGAGTTTGCCGCAGGAGATCAAGTTCTTTTATTCAATTCCCGTCTTCGTCTGTTTCCGGGAAAATTGAAGTCGAAGTGGTCGGGACCATTCACCATCTCCCAAGTTTTTCCTAATGGAACGATTGAGTTGAGCAAAGAAGGAGGTGAGCCGTTTCGAGTGAATGGGCAGCGAGTGAAGGCTTACTATAGCCCGGATCAAGTCCACACGGTGGACGTCATTGATCTTCATGATTGTTGAGTCATGAAGCGTCGAGCTATCGACGTTAAAATAGcacttattgggaggcaacccaaagtTTGTGAGTTTTTCTTTAGTTTTAGTACTTTAGTTTCGTTTTGCTTTTGTTCGTTTTTGTTGTTTGCTGCGTTTTTGCAGGTATAAACCAAAAAAACAAGTTTTGACGGAGTCAGACGCCCAGACCGCGCGGCCCAGGCGCGCGCCCGCGCGTCGAGCCCGCGCGACAAGTCAGGAAGTTCTGGAGATGTCATGCGGTCCaagggcgcggccgcgcgaggaaGGCAGCAATCCGGAGCAGGTCACGCGGCCCaggggcgcggccgcgcgaagaggccgcgcgagctcgcgcggtccagccatgcggccgcgcgacgcgTCCGCGCGACCCGCGCCAGAACCCGCCTAACTTGGTTTTTAACCCCTTTTATCCCTCTTTTCACGATTTTTACACACACAACACCCACTTTTCACACACTAACACCCCAATTCATATTTCTCTCTTATTTTCTTCCATCCAAGGTATGCTTTTCTTGCCCAAATTACTTATGTTTTTCAATTCTTGGCATGATTTACTAGCTTTTGACcgattgttttgttttattccatgatttattttcttagttccaAACTAGGGCTTTAATTGGGGATTTCTCGTTTTCTCTTGATTTCTCTTGATTCTATGCTTATATTTGGACGAATTACTGCTTAGGAATGTCTTATTTATCATGGGTAAACTTAATTGTTGCTAAATTTGAGCTCTTGGTGTGGATTTGGTCCTATGCTATGATGTGGGGGATGCTGTTCTTTGGCCTTATTCCTATGCTCTATATTGTTCTACCTTATGTTCTTAATCACATGCTACATATTTTAAGCATAAGCAACACATGAGTTTGGCCTTTGAATTGTTTTGGTGTGTTGGGTGGTGGCTTGATGTGCCTTGATTCTATTCTTCTTGTGTGTGtaatttaagtttgggggataGTTTATAATGCAGCGTGTTTGGGTTTTGCAGTAATCCCAGCATGCCACCAAAAGGGAAAGCAACCCGGGCCGCCAAGGGAAAGGGCAAGGTTACTGGGTCGTCATCCAGAACCAATCGTGCGGCGCCGCCGGTTTCGGAGTTCTCACCGGCTCACTTCGGTGTGGAACTCCCTGATGATGCTTCACTGAAGAACTGGGAGAAGCTCATCCACATCCCGGTCAAGCCCACAAAGTACATCTGTCCAACCACTGTGGAGAAGTTGGGCATCCAGGATGATATTTGGGCTATGGTCGATCGCGCAGGACTTCGACAGGTTTTCACAGGGAATTGGCGCACTTATCGGATTCTCACGATCGAGTTCCTGTCAACGTTGAAGATCAAATATGATCGAACCATTCCCACGGAGTGCCACTTCCGCTTGCTCAACACGGACTACGAGCTGACCTGTAACAATTTCAATGATGTTCTTGAAAGTCCGCGGAGCGGGATCTATGGTGTTGCCGGTTTTCAACCGCAGACGTTATGGGCCGCCATGGCTGATTTAACTCTTGAGGACTCCAAGCACTTTGTCACTGGCCGTGCAAAGGCCAAAGCATTGAGAAACCCGGTCTTCAGATACCTACAGCGGGTGATGGCATACAACTACTTCGCTCGGGAGAATGTGGGCAACCTACGTTCTGACGAATTGCTACATTTGAACTGTATGCTCACAGGTGACAAGATTGACTTAGCCCCTCAGTTGCTAGATCAATTTCACAGTCAGCTCACTTCCCCGATCGCCTCCATTGGCATTGGAGGATTTGTCACCGCCCTTGCTCTCGACTTGGAACTTGAGATCACGGAGACCGCGGTTTCTGAAGAAATCTTGGTGGATTTAAAAGTGCTAAAAGCAGCGGGACACATCACGGGTGGCCGGAACTTATACTGGGTCTTGAAGCCAAAGCTATACTTTCCATTGCCCAACCCGCACTTGACCACTGTGCTGGATGTGGCAGATCATTCGAACTAGCTGCTGAACACCCCGGAGCACCTCCATATTTGTCCTTTTACtctatatgatcctagtttcgCCCCTTTGAGTAAAATGGATAATAAAAGCTCAAAGGGGcgaaactaggatcatatagaGTAAAaaggacaaatatgggatatatgggctagcaaagatggccttctatcatctcacagttattaagcacactatgtgacctcgagggagaaaccaagacaagttctagcgAGAAACAAGCATGcttgaacaatcactcaagaaacagaaataagactgtggaaaatagtgacagtcaaggctcaaatctcacagcttattaCATTGATTGCgaacacatagagaccatgcttatcatttatcaatcatgctcaatctcaacaatgtcaacacaaacacatgcagTTTTAGCATTTcaaaacagaaatcatcataggCCAGTCATCCAACTAATCCATGCACATCTCATCTTTTCACCAAGGCATCAACACAGAGcgacaaacaaaaacaagactgACAACTTCTCAACAAAGCAACGACTCTAACCAAAGCAAACAAGACTCAAAACGACTAACACAAACTAAAAGATAGAGTGCCCACACagccacatccccccaaacttattctccacaaggaagaataagtttgaaaaggaagtGTAGGGCACGGAGTCGAACTCACCGGGGTTCAAGGGGCCGGCGGGTCCTGAGGGTCCTGCGGCGGTCCTGGAAAGGCTCGCTGCCAATCATTCATCGTCCTCATATACGCCGCATGTTGGCGCATGTACTCCTCATGTTGCCGTAGGCGGGCAGCACGCTCAGCTTCAAATTGGGCATCAAAGTAGCCCTGTTGCTGCCTCTGGAATGCAGCAAATTGAGTGTCCACGTGGCCGTATATGTTGGTTTGCAGGTTGTGGAAACCTGCATCCATGTGGCCGTACATGTGTTGCTGCATCGTGGAAAAACCGGCATCCATGTGGCCGTAGAGCCGCTGCTCCATGGCATTGAAATCGTATCCAACGGGCGGCGGTGGAGGTGCATGGTGGTGGGGAAAGTAGGATGAAGTCCCCGCCTCAGACTCTTGGGGCAAGTCGCCCCCTGCTTCATAAGCTGCTTCCTCCTCTGCAGCTTCATCTCTTGCCGCTGCCCGTCCTGCCTGTGTTGCCGGTGCGCGCTGGCGTATGAGGTTGAGGTGCTCCGGGGTGTTCAGCAGCTAGTTCGAATGATCTGCCACATCCAGCACAGTGGTCAAGTGCGGGTTGGGCAATGGAAAGTATAGCTTTGGCTTCAAGACCCAGTATAAGTTCCGGCCACCCGTGATGTGTCCCGCTGCTTTTAGCACTTTTAAATCCACCAAGATTTCTTCAGAAACCGCGGTCTCCGTGATCTCAAGTTCCAAGTCGAGAGCAAGGGCGGTGACAAATCCTCCAATGCCAATGGAGGCGGTCGGGAAAGTGAGCTGACTGTGAAATTGATCTAGCAACTGAGGGGCTAAGTCAATCTTGTCACCTGTGAGCATACAGTTCAAATGTAGCAATTCGTCAGAACGTAGGTTGCCCACATTCTCCCGAGCGAAGTAGTTGTATGCCATCACCCGCTGTAGGTATCTGAAGACCGGGTTTCTCAATGCTTTGGCCTTTGCACGGCCAGTGACAAAGTGCTTGGAGTCCTC is a window encoding:
- the LOC130998159 gene encoding uncharacterized protein LOC130998159, encoding MSPYQLMFGKSCHLPVEFAHKAFWAVKKLNLDFHSAGKERMLHLSALEEFRDQAFENSSIYKERTKRFHDKMILKREFAAGDQVLLFNSRLRLFPGKLKSKWSGPFTISQVFPNGTIELSKEGGEPFRVNGQRVKAYYSPDQVHTVDVIDLHDC